From Pseudanabaena sp. PCC 6802, one genomic window encodes:
- a CDS encoding amylo-alpha-1,6-glucosidase — protein sequence MSVNFGREICGDLNTASSREWLVTNGIGGYASGTITGLLTRRYHGLLVAALQPPLGRTLLLAKLDETVSYDRQQYSLYTNRWVGDVVDPHGYLQIESFALEGTIPTWRYACADALLEKRIWMEQGKNTSYISYYLHRASTTLTISIKALINYRDYHSDTVGGWQMQAIPVNRGVCVTADPTAVPFYLFCDRSSLSICHNWYRGFDLAIERYRGLRDREDHLHVATFEATLQPGESLTIIASTESQPNFQIQTTLEEKRTYERSLLKRWQAANYLSLASKTTPAWIDRLVLAADQFIVSRPIPDRPDGKTILAGYHWFSDWGRDTMISLPGLTLATGRPEIARSILLTFARYLDRGMLPNRFPDAGETPEYNTVDATLWYFEAIRAYHAATRDDELLRELYPALQEIIEWHRRGTRYNIHLDRDGLIYAGEIGMQLTWMDAKVGDWVVTPRMGKPVEINALWYNALQIMAAIAKELEQPETQYAQMAEQTAQGFQRFWNQSKGYCYDVLDSPTGDDDTLRPNQIFAVSLPTTPLLTTDRQRAVVDTCARFLLTSHGLRSLAPGNPQYQGYYGGGQYERDGAYHQGTTWGWLIGAFVQAHLKVYGDRDRARSFLQPMANHLMAHGMGSLSEIFDGDAPMTPRGCIAQAWTVAEVLRSWLLVGNVA from the coding sequence ATGAGCGTTAACTTTGGACGGGAAATTTGCGGCGATCTTAACACTGCCTCCAGTCGGGAATGGTTGGTTACTAACGGTATTGGTGGGTATGCCTCCGGCACGATCACAGGCTTACTGACCCGTCGCTATCATGGCTTGCTAGTTGCCGCCCTGCAACCGCCACTGGGGCGAACATTATTGCTTGCCAAGCTAGATGAAACTGTCTCGTACGATCGCCAGCAATATAGCCTCTACACCAATCGTTGGGTGGGTGATGTAGTCGATCCGCACGGCTATCTTCAGATCGAAAGCTTTGCGCTTGAGGGCACGATCCCAACCTGGCGATATGCTTGCGCCGATGCTCTCTTGGAAAAGCGAATATGGATGGAGCAGGGGAAAAATACATCTTATATCAGCTATTACCTACATCGAGCCAGCACAACGCTAACAATATCGATTAAAGCATTGATTAACTATCGCGACTACCATAGCGATACGGTGGGAGGCTGGCAAATGCAAGCGATTCCAGTCAATCGCGGTGTCTGTGTGACTGCTGACCCTACAGCCGTGCCATTCTATCTCTTTTGCGATCGCAGCAGTCTCAGCATTTGTCACAATTGGTATAGGGGGTTTGACTTGGCAATAGAACGCTATCGAGGTCTGCGCGATCGCGAAGATCACCTGCACGTCGCTACTTTTGAGGCAACTTTACAGCCGGGAGAATCCCTTACAATTATCGCCAGTACGGAATCTCAACCCAACTTTCAGATCCAAACTACTTTGGAGGAGAAGCGCACCTACGAACGCTCTCTGCTCAAGCGCTGGCAAGCCGCCAACTATTTGTCTTTAGCATCCAAGACAACACCAGCTTGGATCGATCGCTTAGTTCTAGCCGCCGACCAGTTTATTGTCAGTCGTCCCATCCCAGATCGCCCCGATGGTAAAACCATTCTGGCGGGGTATCACTGGTTTAGCGACTGGGGGCGCGATACGATGATTAGCCTGCCCGGATTAACTCTGGCGACAGGCCGCCCCGAAATCGCCCGTTCGATTCTGCTCACATTTGCGCGATACCTGGATCGCGGTATGTTACCCAATCGCTTCCCCGATGCAGGCGAGACTCCTGAATACAATACCGTTGATGCCACGCTCTGGTACTTTGAAGCAATTCGTGCCTATCACGCTGCTACGCGCGATGACGAACTGTTACGCGAACTCTATCCCGCCCTGCAAGAGATTATCGAATGGCACCGACGCGGTACTCGCTACAACATCCATCTCGATCGCGATGGTTTGATATATGCGGGCGAGATCGGCATGCAACTGACCTGGATGGATGCGAAGGTGGGTGACTGGGTGGTTACACCTCGTATGGGCAAACCCGTGGAAATCAATGCACTGTGGTACAACGCTTTGCAAATAATGGCGGCGATCGCGAAGGAATTAGAGCAGCCAGAAACTCAATATGCCCAGATGGCAGAGCAAACCGCCCAAGGTTTCCAGCGCTTCTGGAATCAGTCTAAGGGTTATTGCTACGATGTCCTGGATAGTCCAACTGGCGACGATGACACGTTGCGCCCCAACCAGATTTTTGCGGTATCCCTACCTACAACACCTTTACTGACAACCGATCGGCAACGCGCTGTAGTCGATACCTGCGCCCGCTTTTTGCTGACTTCCCACGGACTGCGATCGCTCGCACCTGGGAACCCACAATATCAAGGTTATTACGGCGGCGGACAGTACGAGCGCGACGGTGCTTATCACCAGGGTACGACCTGGGGCTGGCTAATCGGTGCGTTCGTGCAGGCGCACCTTAAAGTTTATGGCGATCGAGATCGGGCGCGATCGTTCTTACAACCAATGGCCAATCATCTCATGGCACACGGCATGGGCAGCCTCAGCGAAATCTTTGACGGCGATGCCCCCATGACTCCACGCGGCTGTATCGCTCAAGCCTGGACTGTAGCTGAGGTATTGCGATCGTGGCTACTGGTAGGCAATGTGGCTTGA
- a CDS encoding glycoside hydrolase family 5 protein, which translates to MTPFFDSAKPDPLTNYLPPTSLPDVPDSRLAILARGVNVSRWFAGAASLNRFNNYLSDENLKFIRDLGFNHIRLPINPKLLFQEDKPTELNPEMLPFVDKAIARIQVHGMAVIVDIHPWGKAGHEFQRRLMAEDSFADKFTQFWGALAKHLSTTNPELVFLETINEPFHFIGNGSSYDRATADRWEKIQAQILHVMRQNAPQHTLIAKALGDGYKPLLDLKPVADGNVVYNFHFYSPFIFTHQGASWVDSSIASLEGVPYPSTLASAQDGNKAKPDILTNYVNRGNWNSARIDSIVNQVASWALNNQVHVTANEFGVLRNSAPHSDRLNWFHDVSTSLSRYGIGETLWSYEDPFGLTYVENKQKIFDRGVADAIGLKTDSLQTPLTLFSP; encoded by the coding sequence ATGACACCTTTTTTCGATTCCGCTAAACCTGACCCGCTAACCAACTATTTGCCTCCCACTTCCCTCCCTGATGTTCCCGATTCTCGTTTAGCGATTTTAGCCCGAGGTGTTAACGTCAGCAGGTGGTTTGCAGGTGCCGCTAGCTTAAATCGTTTTAACAATTATCTTTCTGATGAGAATCTCAAATTTATTCGCGATCTGGGATTTAATCATATCCGCTTGCCAATTAATCCTAAGCTTTTGTTCCAAGAGGACAAACCGACCGAGCTTAATCCTGAGATGCTTCCATTTGTGGATAAAGCGATCGCGCGCATCCAAGTACATGGAATGGCAGTAATTGTAGACATACATCCCTGGGGTAAAGCCGGACATGAATTTCAAAGACGATTGATGGCTGAAGACTCTTTTGCCGATAAATTCACGCAGTTTTGGGGAGCATTGGCAAAACACCTTAGTACGACAAATCCAGAACTAGTCTTTTTAGAAACGATTAACGAGCCGTTTCATTTCATTGGTAATGGCTCATCCTACGATCGAGCCACCGCAGACCGTTGGGAGAAGATCCAGGCTCAGATCCTGCACGTTATGCGTCAGAATGCCCCACAGCATACCCTAATTGCCAAAGCCCTTGGAGATGGCTACAAACCATTACTAGATTTAAAACCAGTTGCAGATGGAAATGTTGTCTATAATTTTCACTTCTACTCTCCATTTATTTTCACGCATCAAGGTGCCTCATGGGTTGATAGTTCCATCGCCTCGCTTGAAGGGGTTCCATATCCATCTACACTGGCTTCTGCTCAAGATGGGAACAAGGCTAAGCCTGACATATTAACCAATTACGTCAATAGGGGGAACTGGAACTCCGCACGGATTGATTCGATCGTCAATCAAGTGGCTAGTTGGGCGTTGAACAATCAGGTACATGTTACAGCCAACGAATTTGGCGTGCTACGCAATTCTGCTCCTCATAGCGATCGCCTTAACTGGTTTCACGATGTATCCACCTCTCTTTCCAGGTATGGGATAGGAGAAACCTTATGGAGTTATGAGGATCCTTTCGGTTTAACCTATGTTGAAAATAAGCAGAAAATATTCGATCGAGGTGTTGCTGATGCGATCGGTCTGAAAACTGATTCGCTGCAAACCCCCTTAACCTTGTTCTCCCCCTAG
- a CDS encoding NF041680 family putative transposase — MISLDKLEQFRKYTYEIIGNGRDALFDLMDAVLTSRSVSSFVELSLSPLFRREWSSIYEALQDSHPPREDLMKQYIQQMPAAEVTILAGDHTAWSRPYAVTLQERTYEHQPQPGVGSKPVTVGQGYSTIAWIPESEGSFALPLRHERITSFENPIQKAASQLRLVCAEIPGTVLFLGDGEYGCAPFLQQTADIPCIKLLRLRPNRVLYHAPKDYEGHGRPHKHGEKFSLKDSDTWSIPQADITIAEPKLGRLQIRRWPNLHLKQAADHPFTLILVERLDMPESKPLWLIWVAKDEPILSEVWQKYLRRFAIEHWYRLVRQRLHWTIPQLSTPAQMETWSDLMPLLTWQLWLARELVQDSPLPWQKPMTKLSPGRVANAFALVLVRIGSPSPDPKPRGKSPGWPLGKKRTQRIRYPTVKKRYAKPLKKASAATA, encoded by the coding sequence ATGATTAGTTTGGATAAACTTGAGCAATTTCGCAAGTACACGTACGAAATTATAGGGAACGGGAGAGATGCGCTGTTCGACTTGATGGATGCGGTACTGACGAGTCGGAGTGTTTCATCGTTTGTGGAACTTTCGTTAAGCCCATTATTTCGGAGGGAGTGGTCGAGTATCTATGAAGCACTGCAAGATAGTCATCCTCCACGTGAAGACTTGATGAAGCAATACATACAGCAAATGCCGGCAGCAGAGGTGACGATATTGGCGGGCGACCATACAGCCTGGTCGCGTCCCTATGCGGTGACATTACAAGAACGCACCTACGAACATCAACCTCAACCGGGAGTAGGAAGCAAACCTGTTACGGTGGGGCAAGGATACAGCACAATTGCCTGGATTCCAGAGTCAGAAGGGAGTTTTGCCTTACCGTTGCGGCATGAGCGGATCACCAGTTTCGAGAACCCGATTCAGAAAGCCGCTAGTCAGTTACGCTTGGTTTGTGCGGAAATTCCTGGGACTGTGCTTTTCCTGGGGGATGGCGAGTATGGGTGCGCACCATTTTTGCAGCAAACAGCAGACATCCCGTGTATCAAGCTGCTCAGGCTACGCCCCAACCGGGTTCTGTATCATGCCCCAAAGGATTACGAGGGGCATGGGCGACCCCATAAGCATGGAGAGAAATTTAGCCTCAAAGACTCTGACACTTGGTCTATTCCCCAAGCAGACATCACAATTGCAGAGCCTAAACTGGGACGATTGCAAATTCGTCGATGGCCAAACCTGCACTTAAAGCAAGCCGCAGACCATCCCTTTACACTCATTCTGGTCGAACGTCTTGATATGCCTGAATCGAAACCCCTGTGGTTGATTTGGGTCGCTAAAGACGAGCCAATCTTGAGTGAGGTATGGCAAAAATATCTGCGCAGATTTGCCATTGAGCATTGGTATCGCTTGGTGCGTCAACGTCTCCATTGGACAATCCCTCAGCTTTCTACCCCTGCTCAGATGGAGACTTGGTCGGACTTGATGCCTTTACTTACTTGGCAATTGTGGCTCGCTCGTGAACTTGTCCAAGACTCTCCTCTGCCTTGGCAGAAACCGATGACTAAATTGTCTCCTGGTCGAGTTGCAAATGCTTTTGCTTTAGTTTTGGTCAGGATTGGCTCTCCTTCCCCTGACCCTAAACCTCGCGGTAAGTCTCCAGGTTGGCCTCTTGGGAAAAAACGAACCCAACGGATTCGTTATCCTACTGTCAAAAAACGCTATGCCAAGCCCCTCAAAAAAGCTTCCGCTGCAACTGCTTAG
- a CDS encoding anti-sigma factor yields the protein MTLSRYSEEFQQLAAGYVLEDLTPEEMERMECMLLLNPELRQELRIFQETMGMISFGTPPMQPPDRLRQKTLDAAATSVLRRQSSAAITNRPSMLWVKIVAAIAAAIAVLLGIDNFRLRQELSVAQSSNVEKVAALLQRNDSRLVALTGQENNSTGTLLFQKGKWQQVVLSLRDLPSLPAGEVYRLWLSLENNQTIFCGEFNTDTNGSVFVSINPPQVPPKGTKTTGIFVTQSPATAPLEPTGKRVAGGTI from the coding sequence ATGACACTTTCTAGATACTCAGAAGAATTTCAACAATTAGCGGCGGGCTATGTACTGGAAGACCTCACTCCAGAGGAAATGGAGCGCATGGAATGCATGCTATTGCTAAATCCCGAACTGCGCCAGGAACTCAGGATCTTCCAAGAAACCATGGGCATGATTTCATTCGGTACACCTCCCATGCAACCGCCCGATCGCCTGCGGCAAAAGACGCTCGATGCTGCGGCTACTAGTGTATTGCGCCGCCAGTCTAGCGCAGCAATAACCAATCGCCCCTCTATGCTCTGGGTCAAAATCGTGGCGGCGATCGCAGCTGCGATCGCCGTTTTACTTGGCATTGACAACTTCCGCCTGAGGCAAGAGTTGTCCGTAGCGCAGAGTTCTAATGTGGAAAAAGTGGCAGCGCTTCTGCAAAGGAATGATAGTCGCCTGGTCGCGCTTACGGGTCAAGAGAATAATTCCACTGGGACATTATTATTCCAAAAGGGGAAATGGCAGCAGGTTGTGCTATCTCTCAGGGATTTACCATCATTACCTGCGGGCGAAGTCTACCGCCTGTGGTTATCGCTGGAGAATAATCAAACCATTTTTTGTGGCGAGTTTAATACCGATACTAATGGCTCCGTATTTGTAAGTATCAACCCGCCTCAAGTGCCACCAAAAGGGACAAAAACTACAGGTATCTTTGTTACCCAAAGTCCTGCCACGGCACCATTAGAACCCACCGGAAAAAGAGTCGCTGGTGGGACAATCTAA
- a CDS encoding sigma-70 family RNA polymerase sigma factor, whose protein sequence is MGLTDSSDADLVRSLRAGQHKALEVLYDRYVGLVYSVAYKILGNSQEAEDLTQDIFVTFWQQDSFDPSRGSLKSFIGLLTRSRALDKIRKRNTTKNFLERWQKTVTEESSDPMPLEQASMEECQEAVQQAMRQISSEHRQILEMNYYKGMSQAKISQELNLSLGVVKHRSRQGIIALRKLLQGMCG, encoded by the coding sequence ATGGGATTAACTGATTCCTCGGATGCCGATCTAGTTCGGAGTTTGAGAGCAGGGCAACATAAAGCACTTGAGGTGCTATACGATCGCTATGTCGGTCTGGTTTACAGTGTCGCTTATAAAATATTAGGCAACTCTCAGGAGGCAGAAGACCTAACACAAGATATATTTGTGACATTTTGGCAGCAGGATAGTTTCGACCCGTCTAGAGGGTCGCTCAAAAGCTTTATAGGCTTACTGACGCGATCGCGCGCGCTAGACAAAATCCGCAAGCGCAATACCACCAAAAATTTCCTGGAGCGTTGGCAAAAGACCGTAACGGAAGAATCATCAGATCCAATGCCTTTAGAGCAAGCTTCGATGGAGGAATGCCAAGAGGCGGTGCAGCAGGCAATGCGGCAAATTTCATCCGAGCATAGGCAGATTCTAGAAATGAACTATTACAAGGGTATGAGTCAAGCCAAAATTTCGCAGGAACTAAATTTATCCTTGGGAGTAGTCAAGCATAGATCGCGCCAAGGCATTATCGCGTTAAGAAAACTGTTACAAGGTATGTGCGGATAA
- a CDS encoding 4Fe-4S single cluster domain-containing protein has translation MSNVSNKADRALMEIPPGYLNIMGYVDNSEVNGPGCRAVVWVQGCLRACPGCFNPGSWPFETNQLITVDALLESILSNPRNEGVTFSGGEPFWQAPALAQLARQAKAHGLNVMSFTGFTLEELQGTRAPAGAGELLQELDILVDGPYVESLAIHAPDSLVSSRNQRVHLFNPALHDRLTWASDRMEIHILKNGDRLITGYRGQMNLTE, from the coding sequence ATGTCAAATGTTAGCAATAAAGCCGATCGGGCATTGATGGAGATTCCACCTGGTTATCTGAATATCATGGGATATGTGGATAACTCAGAGGTAAACGGGCCGGGATGTCGTGCTGTAGTTTGGGTACAGGGTTGCTTGCGCGCATGTCCTGGCTGTTTCAATCCCGGTTCTTGGCCGTTTGAAACGAATCAACTAATTACCGTAGATGCCTTGCTGGAGAGTATCCTGAGCAATCCCAGAAATGAAGGCGTAACTTTCTCTGGCGGGGAACCCTTTTGGCAGGCTCCTGCTCTAGCACAGTTAGCCCGTCAAGCGAAGGCACATGGACTGAATGTGATGTCCTTTACCGGATTTACACTAGAAGAACTACAAGGAACGCGCGCCCCAGCAGGTGCTGGAGAATTGCTACAGGAACTGGATATTTTAGTGGATGGCCCTTATGTTGAATCGCTGGCAATTCACGCTCCAGACTCCCTGGTTTCTTCCCGCAATCAACGCGTACACCTGTTTAACCCCGCACTCCACGATCGCCTCACCTGGGCAAGCGATCGCATGGAAATTCACATCCTCAAAAATGGCGATCGTCTCATTACAGGCTATCGCGGACAAATGAATTTAACTGAATAA
- a CDS encoding NAD(P)/FAD-dependent oxidoreductase — MAHIVVIGAGLGGLPTAYELRHLLPRQHQVTVISNAPTFTFTPSLPWVAFGSIPLESIQVKLKPRLTARNIEWVEAKVEKLDPDRQLIWAGETEIAYDYLVVAPGPELALDALPGLGPETGYTQSVCNPHHAQMAKVAWKEFLQHPGALVVGAVPGASCFGPAYEFALLADYQLRQLGLRDRVPITFVTPEPYAGHLGIGGMANSAQLITELMAERNIEVMDNTAIATIEPNQIHLADGRTLPFAYSMLLPPFRGPRFLRETTGLTALKGFMPTLPTYQHPNYPSIYSVGVIVQLQPPEKTPLPVGVPKTGQMTEAMGMAVAHNIAIEVGAISARLVTPTLEAICFADFGNTGILFLADPVLPDPILGKRHRSIAIRGTWVGWMKKAFEQYFLMKMRFGTAVPWFERLGLHIVGLSLVEPLSVKQDYNLNQLIH, encoded by the coding sequence ATGGCTCATATTGTCGTAATTGGTGCGGGTTTGGGTGGTTTACCAACTGCCTACGAACTCCGACATCTCCTACCTCGCCAACATCAAGTAACAGTTATCTCAAATGCACCAACCTTTACCTTTACCCCGTCATTACCCTGGGTAGCCTTTGGTTCAATTCCGCTGGAATCTATTCAGGTTAAGTTGAAGCCTCGGCTAACTGCGCGAAATATTGAATGGGTTGAAGCCAAAGTAGAGAAACTCGATCCCGATCGCCAATTGATTTGGGCAGGAGAAACCGAGATCGCTTACGATTACCTGGTTGTGGCCCCTGGACCGGAACTCGCACTGGATGCGCTGCCAGGATTGGGACCTGAAACTGGTTACACGCAATCGGTTTGCAATCCCCACCACGCACAAATGGCAAAAGTAGCATGGAAAGAGTTCTTGCAGCATCCAGGCGCGCTGGTTGTTGGAGCCGTGCCTGGAGCTAGTTGTTTTGGACCCGCCTACGAATTTGCCTTGTTAGCCGATTATCAATTGCGGCAGTTAGGTCTGCGCGATCGCGTACCGATTACCTTCGTCACGCCAGAACCGTATGCAGGACATCTCGGCATTGGAGGCATGGCAAACTCCGCTCAACTCATTACAGAACTGATGGCAGAACGCAATATAGAGGTAATGGATAACACTGCGATCGCCACCATTGAACCCAATCAGATACATTTAGCAGATGGACGGACGCTACCATTTGCCTACTCCATGCTGTTGCCACCTTTTCGCGGCCCTCGATTTTTAAGGGAAACCACAGGCTTAACGGCTCTAAAGGGATTTATGCCGACTTTGCCTACTTACCAGCATCCCAACTATCCTTCTATTTACTCAGTGGGTGTAATCGTACAACTTCAACCACCCGAGAAGACTCCATTACCCGTGGGCGTTCCCAAAACCGGACAGATGACTGAAGCAATGGGAATGGCAGTCGCGCACAACATTGCGATCGAAGTAGGTGCAATTTCTGCCCGGCTAGTCACTCCAACTCTAGAAGCGATTTGCTTTGCAGACTTTGGCAATACCGGAATTCTCTTCCTAGCCGATCCCGTGCTACCCGATCCGATCTTAGGAAAACGCCATCGTTCCATAGCGATTCGAGGCACTTGGGTGGGTTGGATGAAAAAAGCCTTCGAGCAATATTTTCTGATGAAAATGCGCTTTGGTACAGCCGTTCCCTGGTTTGAACGTTTGGGATTGCACATCGTGGGATTATCACTAGTGGAGCCTCTTTCCGTAAAGCAAGATTACAACCTGAATCAGTTAATTCATTAA
- a CDS encoding ArsR/SmtB family transcription factor yields the protein MSELSASALAQVSDYFKVLSELSRLQVLCALRSGTKNVSEIMDATKLGQANVSKHLKILTQAGMVKRQPHGVSAYYAIADPSIFDLCELVCRGLESRLREQSQQLQQLETLRQPLSN from the coding sequence ATGTCTGAACTTTCTGCTTCTGCGCTCGCCCAAGTCTCCGATTATTTCAAAGTGCTTTCAGAACTCAGCCGCTTACAAGTGCTATGCGCGCTTAGATCCGGCACTAAAAACGTGTCCGAAATTATGGATGCCACTAAATTAGGACAAGCCAACGTCTCGAAACACTTGAAAATTCTTACCCAGGCGGGCATGGTCAAACGCCAGCCTCACGGAGTTAGCGCGTACTACGCCATTGCCGATCCATCGATCTTCGATCTGTGCGAACTTGTTTGCCGAGGGCTGGAATCTCGACTGCGAGAGCAGTCTCAGCAACTCCAGCAACTCGAAACGTTACGTCAGCCATTGTCCAATTGA
- a CDS encoding ArsR/SmtB family transcription factor has translation MEIVFNPGELELLASRFKILAEPARLQILATLCDRELTVQEICDCTGLHQGNVSKHLRLMKDTGVVACRREGIWRYYRAIDTELLTLCFYRQQLLERLKG, from the coding sequence ATGGAAATTGTTTTCAACCCTGGCGAACTAGAGTTACTCGCAAGTCGATTTAAGATCCTGGCAGAACCTGCTCGACTGCAAATTCTAGCGACTCTCTGCGATCGAGAACTTACCGTGCAGGAGATTTGCGACTGCACTGGACTCCACCAGGGTAATGTCTCCAAACACTTACGACTGATGAAGGACACGGGTGTGGTGGCATGTCGTCGTGAAGGAATATGGCGCTATTACCGAGCGATCGATACCGAATTGTTGACGCTCTGCTTTTATCGGCAACAGTTACTCGAGCGGTTGAAAGGATGA
- a CDS encoding DUF3122 domain-containing protein, producing the protein MRCRTRRIFSWWLLLGAIALGILLGLGMLNPPGAAAAIRQLEEAPGQIVYQSRQTLKDSHGNSWQAIAFKRIRPNGQTSFDLRLVGFPDVVEIDRSQPLILTSALGKTLIAMDDSSHIFTETTKPEPNVGQYDLQPLLPQLEIGVPLKLTLPSLSGEAAILPVSPLAIEEWQTVANLE; encoded by the coding sequence ATGAGATGTCGTACTCGAAGAATCTTTTCCTGGTGGCTCTTGTTGGGTGCGATCGCATTGGGCATTCTCTTGGGTTTAGGAATGCTGAACCCACCTGGTGCTGCCGCAGCCATCCGACAACTCGAAGAAGCACCGGGACAAATCGTTTATCAGTCTCGCCAAACCCTCAAAGATTCGCATGGAAATAGTTGGCAGGCGATCGCGTTTAAGCGCATTCGCCCTAATGGGCAAACTAGCTTCGATCTGCGACTGGTGGGTTTCCCAGATGTCGTTGAGATCGATCGCTCCCAACCGCTAATCTTAACCAGTGCATTGGGTAAAACATTAATCGCAATGGATGATTCCAGTCACATCTTTACTGAAACCACCAAGCCCGAACCTAATGTCGGTCAATATGACCTTCAACCATTATTACCGCAACTGGAGATAGGGGTTCCTCTAAAGCTAACGTTGCCCAGTCTAAGCGGTGAAGCTGCGATCTTGCCAGTCTCACCTTTGGCGATTGAAGAATGGCAAACCGTTGCCAACCTCGAATAA
- a CDS encoding efflux RND transporter periplasmic adaptor subunit has translation MTYSTSDKSVDESLDKSVDEPLDKSVDELLDGSLGRTVDEAIDGSIEQKQPPSPKPSRKRWGLWLGGALLLAGGVWGILQFNRSTHAPDAVSVPAIAVETLTVRSQPIVSTLELSGTIRPVEQATLSTRVMGRITQLSLESGDRFHKGDILTRIDVMDMTAQTTQAQSAVAQARAEVVRAQASLNQLKSQKLEAEAALRLAQIEQSRMAQLQVEGVVAQSRLDEANTALDTARARVAQAEAGIRQAQAAIDQALAAVNRAEASVTSASVSESYGKVIAPFDGVVVQKLAYEGEMAAPGTALLKVENPDKLQLEISVPEGNLRFVRVGQPVKVRVDATNRDINAKIQQIVPAADPNSRSFLVKIPLSNSASSISGMFGRIDLPLGEKQEAILIPTTALMQRGQLQGVYVVETNESQAIAVLRWVKTGKVQNGRVEIVAGLTAGDRIITNNIAHMADGQPITFSN, from the coding sequence ATGACATACAGTACCTCTGATAAATCAGTTGATGAATCACTAGATAAATCAGTTGATGAACCGCTAGATAAATCAGTTGATGAATTGCTAGATGGATCGCTAGGTCGAACAGTTGATGAAGCGATTGATGGATCGATCGAGCAAAAACAGCCTCCTTCGCCAAAGCCGTCACGGAAGAGGTGGGGGCTGTGGCTGGGAGGTGCATTGTTGCTAGCAGGCGGAGTTTGGGGTATTCTGCAATTCAACCGTTCGACCCATGCACCAGATGCTGTGTCCGTTCCTGCGATCGCAGTCGAGACCCTGACCGTTCGCTCCCAACCCATCGTTAGTACCCTGGAGCTTTCCGGTACGATTCGCCCTGTAGAGCAGGCAACCCTGTCAACGCGGGTGATGGGACGGATTACCCAGTTGTCTCTAGAATCTGGCGATCGCTTCCATAAAGGAGATATTCTTACCCGTATTGATGTTATGGATATGACTGCCCAAACCACTCAGGCGCAGTCGGCTGTTGCCCAAGCTCGGGCGGAAGTAGTTCGCGCCCAGGCAAGCCTGAACCAATTAAAGTCCCAAAAACTGGAGGCTGAGGCAGCCCTGCGATTGGCACAGATCGAACAGTCTCGGATGGCGCAACTGCAAGTCGAAGGAGTAGTCGCCCAATCTCGACTAGACGAGGCGAACACCGCCCTGGATACAGCCAGAGCTAGAGTCGCGCAGGCAGAAGCAGGTATCCGACAGGCGCAAGCTGCGATCGACCAGGCTCTCGCTGCGGTGAACCGAGCGGAGGCCAGCGTGACCTCAGCATCTGTAAGCGAAAGCTACGGAAAGGTAATTGCCCCCTTTGATGGGGTCGTGGTTCAGAAGCTAGCTTACGAAGGTGAAATGGCGGCTCCCGGTACGGCATTGCTGAAAGTCGAAAATCCAGACAAACTCCAGTTAGAGATTTCTGTACCTGAAGGGAACTTGCGTTTCGTGCGCGTTGGGCAACCAGTCAAAGTAAGGGTCGATGCTACCAATCGAGACATCAATGCTAAGATTCAACAAATCGTTCCGGCAGCAGACCCCAACTCCCGCAGTTTCCTGGTTAAGATCCCTCTGAGCAATTCTGCTAGCTCGATCTCTGGGATGTTTGGGCGAATTGACCTGCCATTAGGCGAAAAACAGGAAGCAATTCTCATCCCTACCACCGCCCTGATGCAGCGGGGGCAATTACAAGGGGTTTATGTGGTGGAAACTAACGAATCTCAAGCGATT